In Aythya fuligula isolate bAytFul2 chromosome 6, bAytFul2.pri, whole genome shotgun sequence, the following are encoded in one genomic region:
- the PLCD4 gene encoding 1-phosphatidylinositol 4,5-bisphosphate phosphodiesterase delta-4 isoform X1 → MASLPCNARIQLTDTLEQMQQGALMRKVKSKGWKKQRYFKLQDDCMTIWYQSKRTGKTESAFSISDVETVREGHQSEVLQSLAEEFPAERCFTIVFYGRRGNLDLIAGSAEEAQCWVRGLRQLIEVATSMDQRERIDQWIRDWFQKADKNKDGRMNFKEVQRLLKMMNVDMNEDHALRLFQAADKSESGTLEGEEFVLFYKALTEREEVLSLFQAFSEDGKKLTLLELVDFLRQEQLEDEGTEELAMELIDKYEPSETARARHALSADGFLMYLCSPEGSIFNPRHQGLWQDMTQPLCHYFISSSHNTYLIEDQIRGQSSIEGYIRALKRGCRCLEVDCWDGPNGEPMVYHGHTFTSKIPFREVVSTLGKYAFQASPYPVILSLENHCSMEQQEVLAQQLRDILGEQLLTATIDGRVPTQLPSPEELKHKILLKGKKIGRLEDVLDGPGDEAPDVSDDDNGAEAEEERRRMKKDKESLAQALSDCVVYCKSVSFRGFQEARSHSRPSEISSLAEAKARKLIRDAGNDFVRHNAWQLTRIYPSGMRTDSSNYSPQEMWNAGCQIVALNFQTAGTEMDLCDGLFSQNGRCGYVLKPPFMRDEGTLFNPAEPSTREGPGPVTLTIQVISGQQLPKVANSKDGAIIDPLVRVEIHGVPADQAHQETKYIENNGFNPRWDETLQFQLHVPELALVRFVVEDYDKTSRNDFVGQFTLAFANIKPGYRHIHLLSKDGTSIPPSSLFVHIRITEPPGPEQD, encoded by the exons ATGGCATCGCTGCCGTGCAACGCCC GCATCCAGCTGACGGACACGCTGGAGCAGATGCAGCAAGGGGCGTTGATGCGCAAGGTGAAGTCCAAGGGCTGGAAGAAGCAGCGCTACTTCAAGCTGCAGGACGACTGCATGACCATCTGGTACCAGTCCAAGAGGACGGGCAAAACCGAGTCCGCCT TCTCCATCAGCGACGTGGAGACGGTGCGGGAAGGGCACCAGTCGgaggtgctgcagagcctggccGAGGAGTTCCCCGCCGAGCGCTGCTTCACCATCGTCTTCTACGGCCGCCGGGGCAACCTGGACCTCATCGCCGGCTCGGCGGAGGAGGCGCAGTGCTGGGTGCGGGGCCTGCGCCAGCTGATCGAGGTGGCCACCAGCATGGACCAGAGGGAGAGGATAGACCA GTGGATCCGGGACTGGTTCCAGAAGGCCGACAAGAACAAGGACGGGCGCATGAACTTCAAGGAGGTGCAGCGCCTGCTCAAGATGATGAACGTGGACATGAACGAGGACCATGCCCTGCGGCTCTTCCAG GCTGCCGACAAGTCGGAGTCGGGGACGCTGGAAGGGGAAGAGTTCGTGCTCTTCTACAAAGCCCTCACGGAGCGCGAGGAGGTGCTGAGCCTCTTCCAGGCCTTCTCTGAGGACGGGAAGAAGCTGAcgctgctggagctggtggaTTTCCTGcggcaggagcagctggaggacGAGGGCACGGAGGAGCTCGCCATGGAGCTCATCGACAAGTACGAGCCGTCGGAGACGG CCAGGGCTCGCCACGCGCTGAGCGCCGACGGGTTCCTCATGTACCTCTGCTCCCCGGAGGGCTCCATCTTCAACCCCCGGCACCAGGGGCTGTGGCAGGACATGACCCAGCCGCTCTGCCACTACTTCATCTCCTCCTCTCACAACACCTACCTGATCGAGGACCAGATCCGGGGCCAGAGCAGCATCGAGGGCTACATCAG GGCTCTGAAACGGGGCTGCCGCTGCCTGGAGGTGGACTGCTGGGACGGGCCGAACGGGgagcccatggtgtaccacggCCACACCTTCACCTCCAAGATCCCCTTCAGGGAGGTGGTGAGCACCCTGGGCAAGTACGCCTTCCAG GCGTCCCCCTACCCGGTGATCCTGTCCCTGGAGAACCACTGCAgcatggagcagcaggaggtgctggcccAGCAGCTCAGGGACATCCTGGGGGAGCAGCTCCTCACCGCCACCATCGACGGGCGCGTCCCCACCCAGCTCCCGTCCCCGGAG gagctgaagcacAAGATCCTGCTGAAGGGGAAGAAGATCGGGCGGCTGGAGGACGTGCTGGACGGGCCGGGGGACGAGGCACCCGACGTGTCCGATGATGACAACGGGGcggaggcagaggaggagaggaggaggatgaag AAGGACAAGGAGAGCCTGGCCCAGGCGTTGTCCGACTGCGTCGTCTACTGCAAGAGCGTGTCCTTCAGGGGCTTCCAGGAGGCACGCAGCCATTCCCGGCCCTCCGAGATCTCCTCCCTCGCCGAGGCCAAGGCCAGGAAGCTCATCCGGGACGCGG ggAACGACTTTGTCCGGCACAACGCCTGGCAGCTGACCCGCATCTACCCCAGCGGGATGCGCACCGACTCCTCCAACTACAGCCCGCAGGAGATGTGGAACGCGGGCTGCCAGATCG TGGCCCTAAATTTCCAGACGGCCGGCACGGAGATGGACCTGTGCGATGGGCTCTTCAGCCAGAACGGCCGCTGTGGCTACGTGCTCAAACCGCCCTTCATGAGGGACGAGGGGACCCTCTTCAACCCCGCCGAGCCCAGCACCCGGGAGGGCCCCGGCCCCGTCACGCTGACCATCCAG GTGATCAgcgggcagcagctgcccaaaGTGGCCAACAGCAAGGACGGGGCCATCATCGACCCGCTGGTGCGCGTGGAGATCCACGGGGTGCCCGCGGACCAGGCGCACCAGGAGACCAAGTACATCGAGAACAACG GGTTTAATCCCCGCTGGGACGAGAccctccagttccagctccacGTGCCCGAGCTCGCCCTCGTCCGCTTCGTGGTGGAGGATTACGACAAGACGTCCAGGAACGACTTCGTGGGGCAGTTCACCCTGGCCTTCGCCAACATCAAACCCG GCTACCGCCACATCCACCTCCTCTCCAAGGACGGCACCAGCATCCCGCCCTCCTCGCTCTTCGTCCACATCCGCATCACCGAGCCGCCCGGCCCCGAGCAGGACTGA
- the CNOT9 gene encoding CCR4-NOT transcription complex subunit 9: MHSLATAAPVPTALAQVDREKIYQWINELSSPETRENALLELSKKRESVPDLAPMLWHSFGTIAALLQEIVNIYPSINPPTLTAHQSNRVCNALALLQCVASHPETRSAFLAAHIPLFLYPFLHTVSKTRPFEYLRLTSLGVIGALVKTDEQEVINFLLTTEIIPLCLRIMESGSELSKTVATFILQKILLDDTGLAYICQTYERFSHVAMILGKMVLQLSKEPSARLLKHVVRCYLRLSDNPRAREALRQCLPDQLKDTTFAQVLKDDTTTKRWLAQLVKNLQEGQVTDPRGIPLPPQ, from the exons aTGCACAGCCTGGCCACGGCCGCG CCCGTGCCAACAGCGCTGGCTCAGGTAGACCGCGAGAAGATCTACCAGTGGATCAATGAGCTGTCCAGCCCCGAGACGAGGGAGAATGCgctgctggagctcagcaaGAAGCGCGAGTCCGTGCCCGACCTGGCCCCCATGCTGTGGCACTCGTTTGGCACGATTGCGGCGCTCCTTCAG GAAATTGTAAATATCTATCCATCCATCAACCCTCCGACTTTGACGGCCCATCAGTCCAACAGAGTCTGCAATGCTTTAGCTCTGCTGCAGTGTGTCGCATCTCACCCTGAAACCAG GTCAGCTTTTTTGGCAGCTCACATCCCCCTCTTCCTCTACCCCTTCTTGCACACAGTTAGCAAGACGCGTCCGTTTGAGTACCTGCGGCTCACGAGCCTCGGAGTGATTG gGGCCTTGGTGAAAACCGATGAGCAAGAAGTGATAAATTTCTTACTGACAACAGAAATTATCCCCCTGTGCTTACGCATTATGGAGTCTGGCAGCGAACTCTCTAAGACG GTTGCTACATTTATCCTTCAGAAAATCCTCCTGGATGACACGGGACTGGCATACATCTGTCAGACTTACGAGCGGTTCTCCCATGTTGCCATGATACTG GGTAAAATGGTCCTGCAGCTTTCCAAGGAGCCCTCAGCACGGCTGCTGAAGCACGTCGTCCGCTGTTACCTTCGCCTTTCTGATAACCCCAG GGCACGTGAAGCTCTCAGGCAGTGCCTTCCTGACCAACTGAAGGACACCACCTTCGCCCAGGTCCTGAAGGACGACACCACCACCAAGCGCTGGCTGGCTCAGCTCGTCAAGAACCTGCAGGAGGGTCAAGTCACCGACCCGCGGGGCATCCCCCTTCCTCCGCAGTGA
- the PLCD4 gene encoding 1-phosphatidylinositol 4,5-bisphosphate phosphodiesterase delta-4 isoform X2, with amino-acid sequence MASLPCNARIQLTDTLEQMQQGALMRKVKSKGWKKQRYFKLQDDCMTIWYQSKRTGKTESAFSISDVETVREGHQSEVLQSLAEEFPAERCFTIVFYGRRGNLDLIAGSAEEAQCWVRGLRQLIEVATSMDQRERIDQWIRDWFQKADKNKDGRMNFKEVQRLLKMMNVDMNEDHALRLFQAADKSESGTLEGEEFVLFYKALTEREEVLSLFQAFSEDGKKLTLLELVDFLRQEQLEDEGTEELAMELIDKYEPSETARARHALSADGFLMYLCSPEGSIFNPRHQGLWQDMTQPLCHYFISSSHNTYLIEDQIRGQSSIEGYIRALKRGCRCLEVDCWDGPNGEPMVYHGHTFTSKIPFREVVSTLGKYAFQASPYPVILSLENHCSMEQQEVLAQQLRDILGEQLLTATIDGRVPTQLPSPEELKHKILLKGKKIGRLEDVLDGPGDEAPDVSDDDNGAEAEEERRRMKDKESLAQALSDCVVYCKSVSFRGFQEARSHSRPSEISSLAEAKARKLIRDAGNDFVRHNAWQLTRIYPSGMRTDSSNYSPQEMWNAGCQIVALNFQTAGTEMDLCDGLFSQNGRCGYVLKPPFMRDEGTLFNPAEPSTREGPGPVTLTIQVISGQQLPKVANSKDGAIIDPLVRVEIHGVPADQAHQETKYIENNGFNPRWDETLQFQLHVPELALVRFVVEDYDKTSRNDFVGQFTLAFANIKPGYRHIHLLSKDGTSIPPSSLFVHIRITEPPGPEQD; translated from the exons ATGGCATCGCTGCCGTGCAACGCCC GCATCCAGCTGACGGACACGCTGGAGCAGATGCAGCAAGGGGCGTTGATGCGCAAGGTGAAGTCCAAGGGCTGGAAGAAGCAGCGCTACTTCAAGCTGCAGGACGACTGCATGACCATCTGGTACCAGTCCAAGAGGACGGGCAAAACCGAGTCCGCCT TCTCCATCAGCGACGTGGAGACGGTGCGGGAAGGGCACCAGTCGgaggtgctgcagagcctggccGAGGAGTTCCCCGCCGAGCGCTGCTTCACCATCGTCTTCTACGGCCGCCGGGGCAACCTGGACCTCATCGCCGGCTCGGCGGAGGAGGCGCAGTGCTGGGTGCGGGGCCTGCGCCAGCTGATCGAGGTGGCCACCAGCATGGACCAGAGGGAGAGGATAGACCA GTGGATCCGGGACTGGTTCCAGAAGGCCGACAAGAACAAGGACGGGCGCATGAACTTCAAGGAGGTGCAGCGCCTGCTCAAGATGATGAACGTGGACATGAACGAGGACCATGCCCTGCGGCTCTTCCAG GCTGCCGACAAGTCGGAGTCGGGGACGCTGGAAGGGGAAGAGTTCGTGCTCTTCTACAAAGCCCTCACGGAGCGCGAGGAGGTGCTGAGCCTCTTCCAGGCCTTCTCTGAGGACGGGAAGAAGCTGAcgctgctggagctggtggaTTTCCTGcggcaggagcagctggaggacGAGGGCACGGAGGAGCTCGCCATGGAGCTCATCGACAAGTACGAGCCGTCGGAGACGG CCAGGGCTCGCCACGCGCTGAGCGCCGACGGGTTCCTCATGTACCTCTGCTCCCCGGAGGGCTCCATCTTCAACCCCCGGCACCAGGGGCTGTGGCAGGACATGACCCAGCCGCTCTGCCACTACTTCATCTCCTCCTCTCACAACACCTACCTGATCGAGGACCAGATCCGGGGCCAGAGCAGCATCGAGGGCTACATCAG GGCTCTGAAACGGGGCTGCCGCTGCCTGGAGGTGGACTGCTGGGACGGGCCGAACGGGgagcccatggtgtaccacggCCACACCTTCACCTCCAAGATCCCCTTCAGGGAGGTGGTGAGCACCCTGGGCAAGTACGCCTTCCAG GCGTCCCCCTACCCGGTGATCCTGTCCCTGGAGAACCACTGCAgcatggagcagcaggaggtgctggcccAGCAGCTCAGGGACATCCTGGGGGAGCAGCTCCTCACCGCCACCATCGACGGGCGCGTCCCCACCCAGCTCCCGTCCCCGGAG gagctgaagcacAAGATCCTGCTGAAGGGGAAGAAGATCGGGCGGCTGGAGGACGTGCTGGACGGGCCGGGGGACGAGGCACCCGACGTGTCCGATGATGACAACGGGGcggaggcagaggaggagaggaggaggatgaag GACAAGGAGAGCCTGGCCCAGGCGTTGTCCGACTGCGTCGTCTACTGCAAGAGCGTGTCCTTCAGGGGCTTCCAGGAGGCACGCAGCCATTCCCGGCCCTCCGAGATCTCCTCCCTCGCCGAGGCCAAGGCCAGGAAGCTCATCCGGGACGCGG ggAACGACTTTGTCCGGCACAACGCCTGGCAGCTGACCCGCATCTACCCCAGCGGGATGCGCACCGACTCCTCCAACTACAGCCCGCAGGAGATGTGGAACGCGGGCTGCCAGATCG TGGCCCTAAATTTCCAGACGGCCGGCACGGAGATGGACCTGTGCGATGGGCTCTTCAGCCAGAACGGCCGCTGTGGCTACGTGCTCAAACCGCCCTTCATGAGGGACGAGGGGACCCTCTTCAACCCCGCCGAGCCCAGCACCCGGGAGGGCCCCGGCCCCGTCACGCTGACCATCCAG GTGATCAgcgggcagcagctgcccaaaGTGGCCAACAGCAAGGACGGGGCCATCATCGACCCGCTGGTGCGCGTGGAGATCCACGGGGTGCCCGCGGACCAGGCGCACCAGGAGACCAAGTACATCGAGAACAACG GGTTTAATCCCCGCTGGGACGAGAccctccagttccagctccacGTGCCCGAGCTCGCCCTCGTCCGCTTCGTGGTGGAGGATTACGACAAGACGTCCAGGAACGACTTCGTGGGGCAGTTCACCCTGGCCTTCGCCAACATCAAACCCG GCTACCGCCACATCCACCTCCTCTCCAAGGACGGCACCAGCATCCCGCCCTCCTCGCTCTTCGTCCACATCCGCATCACCGAGCCGCCCGGCCCCGAGCAGGACTGA